The Fusarium musae strain F31 chromosome 10, whole genome shotgun sequence DNA window TTGCCGCTGAAAAGGCCGCCGGCGGATGGCCTGATGACCTTGTGGGCCCTAGTGCTGAGCCTTTTGCTCCAGGGTATCCTACACCCCGTGCTATTGCTATCAAAGAGATTGAGCAGCTCAAGGAGGACTTCGTTTCCGGAGTGCGTCGAGCGGTTGAGGCCGGCTTTGACGTTATCGACTTCCATTTTGCTCATGGCTATCTCGTGTCAAGCTTCCTGTCCCCTACTACCAACAAGCGGACAGACAAGTACGGCGGAAGCTTTGAGAACAGAGTCAGACTTGCTCTCGAAATAGTCGAGGCAGCCAGAGCCGTTATGCCCCAGTATATGCCCTTGTTCGCTCGTATCAGTGCTACTGACTGGCTGGACAATAACCCCGAGTACGAGGGAGAGAACTGGAATCTCGAGCAGAGCATCAAGCTTGCGCACCTTTTGGCAGAGCGAGgagttgatgttcttgatgtttcCAGCGGTGGTATCTACAAGATGCAAaaggttgctgctggtcCCGGTTACCAGGCTCCATTTGCCAAAGCAGTAAAGAGGTCTGTTGGGGACAAGCTACTTGTCAGCACTGTCGGTAGCATCAAAACAGGCACCCTTGCCGAGGAGATCATCCAGGGCGGCAAAGACGACACCCCATTAGATCTGGTAGCTGCAGGGCGTCTGTTTCAGAAGAACAATGGACTTGTTTGGCCGTGGGCTGACGATCCGAATACCTCCATCCAGGTTGTTCACCAGATAGCTTTGGGTTTTGGTGGTAGGGCTAAGAAAAATGCCCTTCAGCCTATTTTATAAGCAATAAATTGTatagatagatagagatGTTAGGGCATATTTAGAAAGTGAATATATTAACCTATGCTTCGATTGattacttataaatcctccttttctagctttacTATATAGGTAATCCTTTTAGGTATTGGATATCAGGTTATTTAAGACTGAGAGACAAACCTCCCTACGTCATTTGTCCCCACTCTTTCACCTATTGTGTGCCTATGTCACGTTGCAAAAACACCGCACCTTCCCAGCTACATATTCCTAGCATCGTCAATGCTTATATCTTTACCTACAAATAGTATCCGATTATGTCAACCGTAAAGAAATTACCCGTCGGCGCTGACTTCATACTCACCCACCACGCCACATCTTACGACTACATTTCACCTGTAAAATTGGACTTTGCGGGTCAGCATGTCCTGATCACTGGCGCAGCACACGAAGACGGAGTGGGATATGCTACTGCTACAGCTTTCGCGCGCGCAGGAGCATCTGGAATAGCATGTTGCGATCTACACGGTATATCCGATAACATCATCAGCGAGTTAAAATCAGCTGCGAAACTAGCCAATCGCGAAGAGCCACTGGTAATGGGCTACAAAGTTGACATCTCGAGCCAAGAAAGTGTCAAAGCAATGTATGACTCTATAGCTCAAGAGTTCAACGGGAGACTGGACGTTCTTGTCAACAATGCCGCACATATGGAACCATACAAGCCTTTTCTCGAGTCTGACCCTGACATCCACTGGCGAACATGGGAAGTAAATATTCGAGGCCTCTTCAACATGGCGCGCGCATTCCTCCCCATGCAGCTATCGGGTTATTCCAAATTTGGCAGCTCTTGCGTCATGATCAACGTATCGTCATCAGGAGCTCTGAGTGTCCGCCCTGGTAGCGGAAGTTATCGAAGCTCCAAGCTCGCAATGCTTCGATGGACCGAGTCACTGCAAGTCGAGTACGGAGAACAGGGACTCTTAGCTCTCTGCGTTAACCCTGGGGCAATCAAAACAAAGATCACTGAAGGGGCGCCTGAAGCAGTTAGAAATGCACTTCCCCATCGGCCAGATATAGCTGGTGATACAATTGCTTGGCTAGCTTCTGAGCGCAGGGATTGGCTTGGTGGAAGATATGTGAGTTGCCCGTGGGATATGGAGgagcttcttgccaagaaggatgaCATTGTTAAAGAGgataaacttaagttaagaATGGTTGTTTAATCGTGGGTTCATAAGACTACTAATTCTCCTCTCAAGCTACACAACCTGACTGCATTATTCTCTAGTCAAATGCTTACTCCACAACATCTCGAGTGATAACCCACAGCTTCTTTGAGAAAGGGCCCTTCGAGACCCAGGTGATATGCATGCCCGAAGCCAAGCCGATTGCATCTCCTGCCCTGAAGTTATGCTTCTTTCCACTGAGTGTTTCTGTGACTTCAACTTCACCCTCAAGCAGAAGAATAGTTTCGTCACCAAGCACTCCAGTATAAGGTGTCGTCATAGTTCCATCTTCAGTCAGATCGGAAGCCGCAATCCCCTTTCCAGATCTCCAGACTCCACTCAACATGGTTCCAGTTGATCCTCCATTACGAATGAAGTACAACTCGCCAGCCACGAGATCTCCTTCCTTGGGCTCAGTGAACTTGTAGTCAACCCAGTCCGGACTGTCACTGAtgtggttgatgagaagatcagTGGGCGGgttggcagcagccttggtgcCATTCCAGATACACCAGtacttcttgaagaaaggaGCATCAATCTCCCAGTAAACCTCAAGTCCTTTGGGAGAGCTGATGATTGATCCAGGACCAACTTTGTGTTTAACACCAGTCGAAACGACTGTCAAGGTGGCTGACCCGTCAATAACGCATGCGGTCTCATCACCCAAGGGGGAGGAATAGGTGATGTTGTGCGACCCGTCGCTGTTGGCCCCCGGGGACGTGGCACTCGTTCTCCAGAATCCGGAGGTGAGATCGCCAGAAGTGCCAAAGGTTCGGGCAACGGTGACCTCGCCGTGGACCTGCTTGCCCAGCTTGGGCTCTTCCCATTCGAAGTTAGTCCAAGTGCTGTCAGGGGAGGCTTGTTTGCCGCCGTGGACAACGTGAGTGGTTGGTTGAGACATGGTGATAGTATGATAGATTGGTAGAACTGGTGTCTGGCTGTTTATAGATTGATAGTTAAGaaagtattaagtttaaatgATGGGTATCCTCGAACCTATTTGTACTTGATCGCGAGCACTGTATTGCGGCTATAGCTGTGCTTCCAATACCCGCGAGAGCATGTGAACTTTAGCAAGTATCTCATTTGGAACATCAAAGCGTAAGTCTGTCACTATTGACTTCAATGATAATTCGGCTGTGTCTGTGGCCTTATTGGTCAGACTTCCGGCCCGTTCATACATATCCTATCACCGAAGTCCTGAAATAAGGTTGAGGACAACATGGGGTTGAACGGGATCTCCCCTCGGAGAGTCGGTTCGGGGAGCAGAGCTTTGATACTATTTGTCCGTTCTCCGATGGCCAGAATCTGTGCGATAGGATggtttttgtttgttttcGGTAGATCTAGCCAGGGCATGTAGATCCTGATTACTTGTTTTTCCCAAACCGGAAATTATACTGCGTTGCACAATGCCGTCGGAACCACAGCCAATGAAAATGAATGGAAAACAAATACCCAGACTAAACGAGCTTGCCAAGCAGCCGATGTGTTCAGACCATTCCGGTTACGGAATCGCTCAACATGATCTCAAGACCAGTCTCGACGAGATGAATCAAGGTAATATTTATAGCAGGTCTTTTCTACACTTTATCTCATCTCAGCAGACAATTACAGATCTGATCACTTTCCTGTTTGTTTTCATTTCTATCTAACTTTCAAACAATAAGAACGACAAAATGCCTATCTATCTTAGCATGCAACGCGTTCGCTTCTCGAGCCCAGACGCCTATGAAAAGTTCAAGGTATATCTTAAATGCGTTATGGTTTGCATGAACTAATCAATCCAAGGTGTTATTTGCTGATACCCGCCGCCACCTCATGACCCTTCCTGGTTTCTTGCATCTGACATGGTGGGAGCATCCTGATGATCGAAGCTGGTACAACGAGTGTAGCTTCTGGACCAGCCGAGGGGCTCTCTATGATTGGCACAAAAATACCTATCATAAGTATTGCAAGTCGTGGGCCGCCAACGGCGCAATCATGGAGGATATCATTACGAACTTTGAACTTGTCGGCACTCGTCTTATCCGAGTCTGCCCTGTGTGCAATAAGGCAGAAGACAAGAAGTACAACTTGGCTGAAGAACAGGCTGTGTTGAAGGAACAATGCCCTCAGTGTGGATTCCATTTTCCTATGCTTGAAGAAACGCCTTCTAGCTTTGCTGTTTTCAAGGATGTACCTGGCCTACTAATGAACGATAAAGAGGATAAGCAGAAGGAAGAGGCCAAGGCGTAAGGTACAAGACGCAACTTGAGATCAAGACAATAGcttaaaatagaaaaacaTCTTTAAAGTCAGCTGTGAAGTCGCTTTATCAAGTCTTGCCAATGCGcacctttaatttaaaatttgAGTTTGATATATTTCGTAAATTTGAagaaactattataagtaatcaCAGTACTATATATGTCTCTTGCTTGCTCAGACATCTTTGCCACTATGTCAGACTTGTATAATATTCTCAGTttctaatatatctatttccTAGAGTCGGTCAGTTAATACACTGCGAATAGCCACTGGCCCAAACAGCCATACATAGCTCTATATAACTACGGGCACCGTCGGAAAGATAGCCAATCATAATCAGGTATATGAATCAACCATGACATCACAATCAGGCCACTTCCTCGGGCTCACATGACAGACTCGAGATAAGAGACAACCGGATCTTCATATACCCTGTAAATGTCCTTCAGATAGCTAGCTCAAACTCAAAAGAGGCTGGCAACTGATAGCCGATAGTGAGAGTGCCCTGAGAAGCCAATCTTCAAATGATGATTGGTGGGTATGTGCAAGGGTCATGCAAGTCAACACCCGTTGCGGGGCTTGCCCCGCGCTTTTCAGGCTCTAGACTATGATAGAGGGCTGGGATGGCTATGGGGTGAACAAATACAGCAGGCAGGCTTCAGTGGGAGATTAACGATTTTTGGTGTAAGCTGTTTAGCTGTTTTTCGTTCCACCGGGGGATGGGTAATCATAGCTGAGGTGCGGGGATGCTGGCTTCATTGTGCCGGTTCATTAGTACCCATACCGAGAA harbors:
- a CDS encoding hypothetical protein (EggNog:ENOG41), with amino-acid sequence MTTRQQQPSQGIPILTSDNGSEVKDKNKEIVQNVPAQGVQFFNPEQLPAPGLGLSGPSGSLPKIFTPIKIRGITMLQSHLGQPHQPWHFAYYGGLAQHGPGLIMLEATAVQARGRITPEDSGIWLDSHMEGLRQHVEFAHVNNSLIGIQIGHAGRKASCVAPWLDAGLAAEKAAGGWPDDLVGPSAEPFAPGYPTPRAIAIKEIEQLKEDFVSGVRRAVEAGFDVIDFHFAHGYLVSSFLSPTTNKRTDKYGGSFENRVRLALEIVEAARAVMPQYMPLFARISATDWLDNNPEYEGENWNLEQSIKLAHLLAERGVDVLDVSSGGIYKMQKVAAGPGYQAPFAKAVKRSVGDKLLVSTVGSIKTGTLAEEIIQGGKDDTPLDLVAAGRLFQKNNGLVWPWADDPNTSIQVVHQIALGFGGRAKKNALQPIL
- a CDS encoding hypothetical protein (EggNog:ENOG41), encoding MSQPTTHVVHGGKQASPDSTWTNFEWEEPKLGKQVHGEVTVARTFGTSGDLTSGFWRTSATSPGANSDGSHNITYSSPLGDETACVIDGSATLTVVSTGVKHKVGPGSIISSPKGLEVYWEIDAPFFKKYWCIWNGTKAAANPPTDLLINHISDSPDWVDYKFTEPKEGDLVAGELYFIRNGGSTGTMLSGVWRSGKGIAASDLTEDGTMTTPYTGVLGDETILLLEGEVEVTETLSGKKHNFRAGDAIGLASGMHITWVSKGPFSKKLWVITRDVVE
- a CDS encoding hypothetical protein (EggNog:ENOG41), which translates into the protein MSTVKKLPVGADFILTHHATSYDYISPVKLDFAGQHVLITGAAHEDGVGYATATAFARAGASGIACCDLHGISDNIISELKSAAKLANREEPLVMGYKVDISSQETQEFNGRLDVLVNNAAHMEPYKPFLESDPDIHWRTWEVNIRGLFNMARAFLPMQLSGYSKFGSSCVMINVSSSGALSVRPGSGSYRSSKLAMLRWTESLQVEYGEQGLLALCVNPGAIKTKITEGAPEAVRNALPHRPDIAGDTIAWLASERRDWLGGRYVSCPWDMEELLAKKDDIVKEDKLKLRMVV
- a CDS encoding hypothetical protein (EggNog:ENOG41), giving the protein MPIYLSMQRVRFSSPDAYEKFKVLFADTRRHLMTLPGFLHLTWWEHPDDRSWYNECSFWTSRGALYDWHKNTYHKYCKSWAANGAIMEDIITNFELVGTRLIRVCPVCNKAEDKKYNLAEEQAVLKEQCPQCGFHFPMLEETPSSFAVFKDVPGLLMNDKEDKQKEEAKA